The Bacteroidota bacterium genome includes a region encoding these proteins:
- a CDS encoding response regulator transcription factor — translation MNDITVAIFEDNKHLRESLFYLINGTQGFSCVGAYPDCSDLLFQLRKNTPDVVLMDIEMPGISGIEGVKLIRENFPTIHVLMQTVFHDDENIFNAVCAGASGYILKSTSPANYVESIRDVKNGGAPMTGSIARRVLELFQKGINPVNQTDYQLTAKEKEILQQMVQGKSFKMVADALNITYETVRTHMKSIYNKLHVNSNTEAVSKAIREKIV, via the coding sequence ATGAACGATATAACAGTAGCAATATTTGAGGATAATAAACACCTGCGTGAAAGTTTATTCTATCTTATCAATGGAACGCAGGGCTTCAGCTGTGTAGGTGCTTACCCCGATTGCAGCGATCTTCTTTTTCAATTGCGAAAAAACACTCCTGATGTTGTGCTCATGGACATAGAAATGCCCGGAATAAGCGGAATTGAAGGAGTTAAACTCATTCGTGAAAACTTTCCAACCATCCACGTTTTAATGCAAACTGTTTTCCATGATGACGAAAATATTTTTAATGCAGTATGTGCCGGAGCCTCGGGTTATATATTAAAATCCACCTCTCCTGCAAATTATGTGGAATCTATCCGCGATGTGAAAAACGGTGGCGCTCCAATGACCGGTTCTATCGCGCGGCGAGTTTTGGAATTGTTTCAGAAGGGAATAAATCCTGTGAATCAAACCGACTATCAACTTACTGCTAAGGAAAAAGAAATACTACAGCAAATGGTGCAGGGAAAAAGTTTCAAAATGGTTGCCGATGCTTTAAATATTACTTATGAAACGGTGAGAACGCATATGAAAAGTATTTATAATAAATTACACGTTAATTCCAATACCGAGGCAGTAAGCAAAGCAATTCGTGAAAAAATTGTTTAA
- a CDS encoding tetratricopeptide repeat protein: protein MKIKIYIIQVLLVVMFLPLQVSAQLNVDSLKRVVFHSNNEEALMSAYNDYAYLLYRSQADSAIYYAEKALSIAEKLNSNKEIFSAYNLLGLAWQTKGSYNLSIEYFKKELEYLPENDLNRAKTYHNMALTYRFLNNNNEALTHEVNALKISESNRDSVTVGVIYQTMCNIYRDMEDYELAEKYILKSIDIFEKVKNTGIDNRLSMLANAYSNYGNMLQKTGRLTEAVENHKKAAILQNESGDLYNKAIVYENLADDYKFMKRYSDALINYTLAKDIMQQLNSETDVGYEIMKIAEIYKETGEYSLALANLDSALNIFTRNNADAYRLDVYNSKYKVYDLIGNTELALQFYKKYNVLKDSLNTESKKLELLRLKEEFEVTQKEQQIVLLETENALKDKEKQVQIVFRNIALFLIGILFIFGILLINRYRINQKVKQLEIRNSIAADLHDDIGSTLSSIRMYSEIVSDQVKENNPESIPLLQHMSENSKEMMENMSDIVWAIKPANDEFKNIESRIFNFATELCNAKNISLDIEQNVNLTGFKLPMEIRRDLYLIFKEALNNAVKYSACSKIVIAFKREGNLFEMQIIDNGIGFNLSNLNENKVLKPRMNGNGLKNLKLRAEKHNGKLTIDSSPGKGTRVILSIPIP, encoded by the coding sequence ATGAAAATTAAGATATATATTATTCAGGTTTTGCTCGTTGTGATGTTTTTACCATTGCAGGTGTCTGCACAATTAAATGTAGATTCGTTAAAAAGAGTTGTATTTCATTCCAACAATGAGGAGGCGTTGATGAGCGCTTATAATGATTATGCCTATTTATTGTATAGGTCGCAGGCCGATTCTGCAATTTATTATGCAGAAAAGGCTTTGAGCATTGCAGAAAAACTCAACAGCAATAAAGAAATATTTTCAGCTTATAATCTTCTTGGTCTTGCCTGGCAAACAAAAGGCTCCTATAATCTTTCGATAGAATATTTTAAAAAAGAACTTGAATATCTTCCCGAAAATGATTTGAATAGAGCTAAAACCTATCATAATATGGCGCTTACCTATCGGTTTTTGAATAACAATAATGAAGCGCTTACGCATGAAGTAAATGCACTCAAGATATCGGAGAGTAATCGCGATTCGGTTACTGTCGGTGTTATTTATCAAACCATGTGCAATATTTACAGAGACATGGAGGACTATGAACTTGCCGAGAAATATATTTTAAAATCCATCGACATTTTCGAAAAGGTAAAAAATACCGGTATCGATAACCGCCTTTCCATGTTGGCTAATGCTTACAGTAATTATGGAAACATGCTTCAAAAAACCGGTAGGTTAACTGAAGCAGTTGAAAATCACAAAAAAGCTGCAATACTTCAAAACGAATCGGGTGATCTTTACAACAAAGCAATTGTATATGAAAATTTAGCCGATGATTATAAATTTATGAAAAGATATTCTGATGCTCTTATTAACTATACTCTTGCAAAAGATATCATGCAACAATTAAATTCGGAAACGGATGTTGGTTATGAAATTATGAAAATTGCAGAAATTTACAAGGAAACAGGAGAATATAGTTTGGCATTGGCAAACCTTGATTCTGCACTTAATATCTTTACCAGAAATAATGCCGATGCTTACCGATTGGATGTTTATAACAGTAAATATAAAGTTTATGATCTGATTGGCAATACGGAATTAGCACTGCAATTTTATAAAAAATATAATGTTCTAAAGGATAGTTTGAATACAGAAAGTAAAAAACTTGAACTGTTGCGATTAAAAGAGGAATTTGAAGTAACACAGAAGGAACAGCAAATTGTATTATTGGAAACCGAGAATGCTTTGAAGGATAAAGAAAAACAGGTTCAGATCGTTTTTAGGAATATCGCTTTATTTTTGATAGGGATCTTATTTATTTTCGGAATTTTACTAATAAACCGTTATCGCATCAACCAGAAGGTTAAACAATTGGAAATAAGAAATTCCATCGCGGCTGATCTGCACGATGATATTGGATCTACCCTGAGCAGTATCAGAATGTATAGCGAAATTGTAAGTGATCAGGTAAAAGAAAATAATCCGGAATCCATTCCATTACTTCAACATATGAGTGAAAACTCTAAAGAAATGATGGAAAATATGAGTGATATTGTTTGGGCAATAAAACCGGCGAACGATGAATTTAAAAATATTGAAAGCCGCATATTCAATTTCGCCACGGAGCTGTGTAATGCCAAAAATATATCATTGGATATTGAGCAGAATGTAAACCTTACCGGCTTTAAACTTCCGATGGAAATACGGCGTGATCTTTATTTAATTTTTAAGGAAGCCTTGAATAATGCTGTTAAGTATTCAGCATGTTCGAAAATTGTAATTGCCTTCAAAAGGGAGGGTAACTTATTTGAAATGCAAATAATTGATAATGGTATAGGGTTCAATCTTTCCAATTTAAACGAGAATAAGGTTCTAAAACCCCGAATGAATGGTAACGGGCTCAAAAATCTTAAGCTTCGAGCGGAAAAGCATAATGGCAAGTTAACAATCGATTCTTCCCCGGGAAAGGGAACCAGAGTAATATTATCCATTCCTATCCCATGA